A window of Schistocerca serialis cubense isolate TAMUIC-IGC-003099 chromosome 1, iqSchSeri2.2, whole genome shotgun sequence genomic DNA:
tttatgatatgattttaattTAAAGTTTTGAAGCCAACAGTCACAATCAAAATAATTGAAATGTGAAACTCTTTCCATAGTTGTCCCCCTTCCGGAATACATTTTGTTTAAGTGAAATGTCTTTATTAACACAAGCATAGACAGACTTCCTAGCGCATCGTGAAAATAGTACGCACCTACCAGCTACCTAAATTAAGTGTTGAGCTACCTCCACTATCTTTACAGAACACTACTACACTCTTTTCACTAGAATACAACAGAACACTATTAGTAAGGCTTAAAAGTGTAAGGCATATTTCCTTATTACAGCAGAAATGTTCTGTAGTAATAACTGAAGCCGTTCTGTTGTTGTCAATGTTCATCATCCACAAATAAAATTATGTTTAGAAAACAATCACCATTTCTTAGAACACTGCttgttgcttatttctttcagCCTTAAAATGATGTGCCTGTATGTATAAATATATGATATATAtatagttgtttattccttcaattTTCACAATGTATACTTGGCGTTACCCACATATATCCCTGGATTCTTCCATCACCCACCATATTAGAGAAGTAATTACATAAGTAGATGCTTTTCAATTCAAATATGAATAtccatttatttttcttctctttttttattaaCATATCACAGAACAAGCATGCTATTTATTCGGGAGCACCTTGCCCTAACTTTGCAGTGTTCATCTAGCGGAAGTGCATTTTTCATTCTTGTAATAATTTTACAGATGCTGAAATATAcgccatatatttttaaagcaaaactgatttcacACCATTATTTTAGTTGCATCCAAACTGTCTTTATTAAACCCACAGATAAAAATGGAAGTGTGATTCACGCTTTACTTGAAAAGTCTGAGAACGTGCATTACATATCCAAATTATGTTTGCAAGAGCTCGCAGACCAGACTGAATACATTACAATTTACACTTTATATACAAATTCACAAAcagttcttaatctatataaatagaaataaattcTGCAGCACTAAAGAAACAATTCTCGTTTATTCCTCTTCATCTGGTGGTATGCCTAGCTCTTCATCTGTCCATTTTGATGGATCAGGATATGGAAATTCGCCCTGTAAACAACAAAGGAAAGTTGGTCACAAATGTTATTTTATCTATGAAGGCAAATTCAAAGAAGatacttaaaataagaataacagCAGGTAAGCAAACATTACATATAATACAATGGTCAGTGACACTTGCAAGATTCTTATGCAACATTCTCTTGAGCAGTTTAGAGTGACAGGTGGAATCTGGGGAATGACTTAAGCTAAGAAGGGTATACAAGACAGTACATCAAATTAATCAAATGGAAAAACAGATCTAAAACAAAGCCGTATTAGCTTCACTTTTGATTATTTCATTCCACAGATAACAGAGGCTGCAGTTAATCTTTTGACCTTTTTTAACATCAGCATTTTGCTACTGTCACATTGCAGATGAAGACCATTCAAAGGCAATTGAAATCATGTTGACTTTGCAAGTTATGTGACAGAATTCCTCTTCAGTATTTGTCTTTGTAGGCAAATTGTGTAGTACTGCCGATAGACACGTCTAAAAGTGAGATTGACACACTACCTAGCATACTAATACTCCCTTTCTTGGGAAGGAGAGAGGGATATGCTGGGAAGATTGAAAAGGGAGGGAAAGTCACTCAACACACCTAGATGAGAGGAAAAATCTAATGTTCCAAAAGCTGGGTAGTGAGTCACTTTAACATTTATATTtgactatcagcaatacaatatctgatcaaaagtatcaacacacctattagtggacattaatatggggtttgtccaccctttgcctttgtgACTGCTTATActctgctggggacgctttcagtgaggtgtctgaatgtctgtggagcaatggcagcccattctttctcaagagctgaaaccagagaaaatGGTGAGTCTGGCACAGGGCAGGAGTGAAGTTCAGGCTCTAAATCATCCCAGAGGTGTTTCATTGGATTCAGGTTGGAACTGTAGGCAGGGCAGTCAAAATCAGAAATATTATTGTCCGTAAACCATTGCCTCAAGAAcctactttatgacagggtgtacTGTCTTGCTAATAGAAACAGTAACTGTCTCCGATCTGTTCCCCTACAGTAAGCAGTGTTGTACAATGTGGTCATACACTTCCGCATTCAGCATTTTCTTTGGCACAATATGGGGATTACAACCCAAACCACAAAACACACCCCCATACCATACTCTACCGATACCTCCACTGTACTTCAGTTGGCACCACAGATGGAAATCCAAATCCTTCCACCTGAGTGCCACATGGTATAGTGTGTTTCATCACTGCAAGTCCATTGCTTCCACTCATTCAATGTCCAATAGCATTGCTGTTTACACGATGATGTATTgtctagcactgactacagaaatacacAACTTACAAGGAGCTGCCAGATGACTGTACTCAATTCTTTTGAACCCCCTACAAATGCATGAGGCCCACttggtcttggtttatctgtggtttTTCTCTTTGCATTCCCACTTCACAAGAACATCACCAATGGTtgacttgagcagctttagaagcGTGGAAACATCTCTGATGGATCTGtcactcaggtgatatccaatgatCACGACAGAAATtattaagctctcctgaccaaaccaTTCTGTTGTTCTGTTCTGACAACAAAGTATTCTCTGCCTCCTTTTACATTGGTGAGACTGCATTACATAGTGGTGTCTCACAACTTTAATCAGACAGTGTCCTACACattttgcctcctgaaggtaagtactgGTCATCAAATCTGtctcttgatttattcattttctcaAATGAATTTGCCTTCAACACAATTaactgttgatggtgttgggacagcaaccagccacaattttactttcagttcctttattcaaagggtactgttaccagtttcgaatcATTATGATTCATTTTCAGACGGTTTCCAtgctttccttacaacatgtggagcgtagggaaggcaaatggtcaacttcgcttcattgggagaattttaggaaagagtgtttcacctgtttaggagaccacatatagaacactggtgcatcctattcttgagtactgttctagtgtttgggatatgtaccaggtcggattgaaggaagacattgacgtAACTCAGAGAAgggctgctagagttgttactGGTACGTTCAAACAAAACTTCAGTGTTATGGAGATGCCCCCTGGATGAAAAGCAGCGTTCATTTCAGGAAACACtgttgagcaaatttagagaacctgcatttgaagccaACTGCTGAATGATTCTGCTCCCACTAACATACATCGCACATATGGACCATGacaataagatacgagaaactagggctcatacagagTCGTGCAGACAGTCACTTTTCCTCactctgtgagtggaacagaaagggaaatgacaagtagtggtacagggtaccctccgccatgcgccttatggtggtttgcggagcatctatgtatatgtagatgtacaggtTCACATCCATTTTACTCTTTTGTTAGTGTTGGCAACTTCTGTTTGTCTGCCTCTTGTCACTTAGTGTCTATGTAAGGTCAACATTGTGATTGTGGAAATTAAGTAACACTGGGCCCACAAGTAGGTCATACTTTTGCAAAGAACTGGAGTCTGTGAGGTACAATATACAAGTCAGTGTAAACAGTCCAGTCAACAAACAGGCAGTGAAAGGGAGAGGAATTGAGGTGTCACAAACATTGAGAGTTGCTTCTTGTGTGCTCTGCGAATGAGTGTTTTGATATTAGCTGGTCACAGCCACAATTATTAGTTTTGTTAAAAAAGACAACTGTTGGAACTGCACGTTTCATTATCCTGTGTATGATAATTTTCATCCAAACTCTACATCCTACCAACTTGGAGGACTTTAATTACTTTGGGACCTCATATAAGGTCTCATGCCAAGACCCCATAAATGAAGAATTTTATCCTTCTCCGAAGATCCAACAAGAATTTAATCTTACTTGTTACCACTAAGTGAAGCATTTGCACCACACATGAGATCAAATAGGCTAGTAAACATGTTTGCTAAGGATATGCAAAGTAAGTGTTTGCAAAATAAACTAATaatcattgtaaatgtgtgtgtgtgtgtgtgtgtgtgtgtgtgtgtgtgtgtgtgagagagagagagagagagagagagagagagagagagagagagagagagagagagagagagagagatatgaaagCCACCAATGTAATGGCATGAATTTTATTACTGTACTTGGGGAAGTtccattaattacatttttaagttGGCCCTGCTTGACTTGGCCGTGTCTTAGCTAGACTTAATACACTGAGGCATATCCGTAGTGTGATTGTCACGCTGTAGTGAATGAAGATAGCCCACATCTGCCTGAAAAGAAAATAGGTGGCAAGTTGCAATTTTCAGGTAgtgtgagagaaaaattaattagatGTAATGCTTAATGGAAAGTGCTGGTACTAAATATGgacttttttcccttcttttcttggcATAAACTTATAGAGCAGATAGTGGAACTTAAAATATTTGATTAACTCTGTATGCTGTACAACAACAAATAACTACTAAAAATTTAGGAAAAGATTTTTTAATGTCAGATTTTCAGGTTTTTGGCAGAGTATAGGTTGCCTAAAAGGTCTCTTATCACCAATTTTCTAAAAAATGCAATGTAATTATGTGGCTAAACTGAGACATTGTACATACAGTCTATTAATGCTGTTGCTATTTCTATTGTAAAAGTATTTATGTTTTGGAAAGCTGTAAGAATGGCCATTTGCAACTGTCATTACTGAAATTTTTGCTAGAAAGCACTGCTTTTGCTACAAATGAAAATTCATTAATGAAAgggcaaataaaaaataaataaataataataataataaaaaaaacagttctACATTGTCATCAATTCTGGAGTTTTTGCAACCAGAATGTGATCACTGCAACAATATCTTGTTAAAGAAAGCAGTCAAATAAGTCATCATTTCAAAGAAAATCAATCTCCTGTATCAAAATACCACACAAAGCACAGCCAGAATTTTATATCGCTGCACATCCATTATTGCTTACTGAATATTCTTAACTGGATGGGTGACAACAGAATACAGTTGACAATTCACATGTAAACAAGAATATAAAATTTTATTGGTGCTCTTTGTCACCATTCGGGGCACATCATATTTTATGTCTTTCATGGTAATAACATTATTTTGAaaaaagcaagaagaagaagaagaagaagaagaagaagaagaagaagaagaaaggcttTTTGTTAAATATAATCTCTACCAAATTTAGTGAAGCATTTattaaattataaatttatgagtTTCACTTGGCCAAGAGGTAAGCAGAAGGTTCTTGCTAATTAATCACACCACGGCCAgggatatacgagggctattcggaaaataaggaacgatagatcgcgaaatggaaaccacagtgaaaatcaaaactgttttatttgcaacagttagctacaacttccagcaacTAAACTCCATGGTTGCCAATCTGACTTAGACGTTTGTTGTAGtgttgcaccaactttccaataccctcgttatagaaggcagccaccagtgctttctgccaattctctatgctggtctacagctcgctgtctaagccaaaatgttgtcttcatagacagtggttcatgtgagcagagatgaaactcagagagagACGAATATGGGCTGTATTgtaggtaatcaaacatttcccgtTGCcttacactgatgatgatgatgatgatgaaatgataatgaggacaacacaacacccagtccctgagcggagagaatgttcaacccagccgggaactgaaaccgggccccttggcgtgacaggctgccgcactgaccactcagctgtctgGGCGGACaatgctgcatagcttcaggcgaaatttatcaccaggccctcatacttggcaggagacactattgttctaggtatcatTATATGCTCCCTGTGAGTTCAGAACTAAAAAGAATGacataacgcgatcgacgggcatgctgaaggcactgcccaacacacctgtgcaaaacttcatcagattttcactgtggtttccattttgcgaccgatcattccttactttccaaataaccctcgtaCAAATGGAAAAATGTAGAGTGACAGCCTCTTTTTATCAGGGTTGCTGGCGTGTAAAGCGGAACCCAATACTTCACAAAGGACAGAGTGTTCATTCTCAGGCGTGTACTTTATTATACCCTTCCCATTAGTTGTCTCAAGACCCTCTCATAATGATACGGAATTGATCTCTTTAATAGAAGGAAGAATAAAAGGTAAAACTTTAACTGTTAATTTGCTTGTGATAATCAGAGACAGCCTGTCTTCACAGTAACTAGCTTCAGTACCACTATTTATTCTTGGATGATTTCTATTTGCTATCCTACTTCCAGCCTGACGTCATTGTTTCATCAGCTACAGCTAAGTCTTAACAGGTTGGAGAAATTGTATGGTGAAACAGTTTCTATTTCTTATAACAGAAGTTTGTTTATTGACTTTAATTTTGGTTgttctttctttaatttatttaaGATAAAAGAGGGGACGCTGTTACATGTCTTAAAGAATCAATGAAGTTTCTTACCCTCATATTGAATCAGGAATTGACTTTGACGCCGCATCTGAAGTATATGAACTCACATGGCACTCAATAGTGCCAAGGTAAGAGAGCAGATATCAACTCTGCAAATGATACATTTCAATGTACTTAGGTTATCTTTCTCTTCTGATATTTGAGGCAGTGTGACCATTATATTGAGAATATTAAGACTGTGCATCATTATTGTTAACACCAGCAACTCTGGCTTACAGAAGAATTCTTGGGCCACAAAAGCACATTCAGACATGGTAATAGGATTGCCAGTACCAACCAGCCTCCATCATGCAGTTGTTTTAATCAATGACAGCTTGCGCACTGACTTTAAATGCTTTTCATTTAATATGGTTAGTATGTTTGCAGAGGAAAATGTTCTGACAGGGAGGAAGTTTTATGGCAAAACACAAATGTATATAGAATCTGCTTGGGAAACCTAAAACTCAAACAAAGTATACATTCAGTACCATTACTACTATTACTGTGATACTACTGTGACTTTCTTGTAAagaaaaccaaacattaaaaaaagtCCTGCTTATAATTGTACTGCATAATAGTTAAAACTATTAATGCATAAATGTGTTTTCTGGCAAGTCAAACTTGGTCTTCACAAACATAATACAACACACAACATGtattattttcttttagtaaatcagTGCAGATGTAAGAACCTGTGTCAAAAGCAAAAAAGGAAGGAACAGTAAAGAAATTTTGAGCAGAAATAGTCTTACTGTAATATGCTCGGGTTCATGCCAAAGGTGCCACAGGATCCACCACCACATGTAGGCTCCGACTGCTTCTGCTAAGAATATTGTAATTTTTGCATGTGGTTTTGGAGCTGATCGGTATACATATCTGGCAACATATAAAGAAATGTTACTAAACATATATTTATACTGTATATCCACACAGTAGTATTAaataagtaaaattaaaacaaagtttAGGCTATATATAGTAGATTTTGATGTTTTGGTGCGTTGCACTTTATTCTGACCTCTTTTTATACACACAGTGTCAAAATGAGAGACAGTACCAATAGGTAAATCACAGAGCACACAAAACTTTTAAAAAGTAGTCTGCATGCCAAAGAaagtcaaaatattttttatttacagtgttgGGGCAACAAGAAGTAACACAGGCTGTTCTTCAAAGACCTGTTGGATAAAAGTTACAGAAAATCTTGCATTATTTTATGATTCCACAATAACACAAACAATGCTCAAATATAAGGAGTTTTCAAATTAAACGGTATGAAATGTTGCAGCAACCACACCACTGGAAATTTGCTTATGCTGCTGTGGGATAATGTAGCGAGACATCTAGGAGAGTGAAGTATGTGTCATCACCTACCCCTAGAAACTTTGAAACTGTACTCTCAGCAGGCAAGGTGATGCTCACTGTCTTTTTTGAAGTCAGAGGTCCAATATCCATCAAATTCCTCGAGCACtgaaaaaccattaacagtgacaCATACTGTGAGACACTCCACAGCTTATGCGAGTCCATTATGAGCAAACAGCCTGAACTGATGGTGTCCACACATCTCTCATGTCACACAAAGTGCAATGGCCAAGTTCAAGTCGGAGCAACTCGAACATCCCCCTCAGAATCCGATACGTCGGCCTGTGACTTGCACGTGTTTGGTCCGCTAAAAAATGCATCTCAACGGGAAACATTTCAACTCTAATGatgaactgaaggacacagtggagtACTGGCTCCTGTCCCTACCACAGGGATGCTGAGAACAGGAAAGCATTTGGCTCAACAGTGGGATAATTGTGCTCAGCCTCTGATGATTACTTTCTAATAAAGACTGCAATTATATCTACATTCTTGTTTTATATCTTTTCTTTTGAATGCCTTTCAAATTATATAAAAAACTTAATGAGATTATGGAAAAAACTCTTCTGAAAAAATAAGGTAATGCAACATTGTGGCAACAGACGTTAAATTTCTGTATGTCAATTACTTAAATAAACAGGCAACAGAATGTTTATTTGGTGGGTAAGAGTTTACCCACTTACTCTCACTGAAATCATTACGAATGAAATAGTAGATGGGAATCTGTAACATACTTTCTAAATTAGATAGATCCAATTTAGGTTGAAAGGTGACAATCTAGTTGAGAattggtgaagccaatgaatgtgaatactaaataaaggttgtggtaacaaaGTGGCCTGTAACATATATTAGATAATGGATGAGCATTTTGATGTGTATTATGTACATGTtggtgttgcggtcttcagtccagagactggtttgataccactctccatgctactctatcccttgtaagcttcttcatctccttgctgcagcctacatccttctgaatctgcttagtgtattcatctcttggcctccctctacgatttttaccgtccatgctgccctccaatactaaattggtgatcccttgatacctcagaacatgccctaccaactgatcccttcttttaggcaagttgtgccacaaacttctcttctccccaattctattcaatacctcctcattagttatgtgatctacccatctaatcttcagcattcttctgtagcaccacatttcgaaagctactattctcctcttgtccgaactatttatcatccatgtttcacttccatacatggctacgttccatacaaatacgttcggaaatggcttcctgacacttaaatctaaacttgatgttaacaaatttctcttcttcacaaatgctttccttgccattgccaacctacattttatatcctctctacttcgaccatggtcagttattttgctccccaaatagcaaaactcatttactactttaagcgtctcatttcctaatctaataccctcagcatcacccgacttaattcgtctacattccattatcctcgtttttcttttgttgatgttcatgttatatcctcttttgaagacactgtccattctgttcaactgctcttccaggtcctttgctgtctctgacaattacaatgtcatcggcgaacctcaaagtttttatttcttctccatggattttaaatcctactccaaatttttcttttgtttcctttactgcttgctcaatatacagattgaataacatcggggataggctacaacctgcctcactcccttcccaaccactgcttccctttcatacccctcgactcttaactgccatctggtttctgtacaaattgtaaatagcctttcgctccttgttctACGTACATAAACTACAAACAATACAAAGCAGTGTCCACTATGTAACTTATCGCATTCTGAACTAATTGTAAGTGTAGATTACATGCAAAAATGACAAAATAAGCTTCATCCACAAAAGTACAAATTAACATCAGATTTCATATGCTTCAGATCTGCTTACTGTGATGCTTATTCACAACTACTCCTTTCTACTTCAATAGTGTTGTTTGAGAGGCCATAGAATTCAGACTAGGGACCATCTCCTCAACCAAGATTGCAGGTATAATCTTATCAAGGCTTGGGGACCAGCACCgagtttaattaagaagactctcagcaaacaaaacaatcTGGTGACCTGGGCAGACAAAGCACCTACAACAGCGTTACAACAGGTACCGACACCAGCGTTTCCATGTCCACTGATTCACAGGCTCAGCCTGCGGAGGGAATGGCTGGCTGGGGGTGAGGATACAAGTCGGCCGCTCATCCTCTGGAGTTCAGTTCATCAGCACATCAGACATCTCGCCATTGTCAGATATGTTAATtaacaacactgtcccagtatttggaagtctgtgacaGGATCCTGGTATGTTCATATCCCATGGCATGAATCTTTGACAAACAGTGCTCTGTAACTGCTTGCTTGTTGGGAAACATCACTTGAGTGTGCCTCTCATGTTCTCGTTAACAGTCTTCAACAGTGTGCACTGTCTGTTCAATACATG
This region includes:
- the LOC126418093 gene encoding NADH dehydrogenase [ubiquinone] 1 beta subcomplex subunit 2, mitochondrial-like; its protein translation is MFSSRGLLLCRRLASTSKSIQSRTFMLKPPLNGGGEYVYRSAPKPHAKITIFLAEAVGAYMWWWILWHLWHEPEHITGEFPYPDPSKWTDEELGIPPDEEE